CATGTGGCTGCCGGTGCTGATGGTGATCGGCCTTGCCGTGGTGGTGGGCTGGCGCTTCGGCCCGGTGACCTCGTTTCCCGCCGCCTCGCTGGTGCCCACGTTCGAGCTGCAGCACATGATCTTCTGGGCGGCGATCGCCTTCGCGCTGTCGGGCGCGGAAACCGCCTCGTTCATGAGCGGCGAGATCAAGGACCCGCGCCGCACGATCCCGCGCGCGCTGCCGATCGCCGGGCTGGTGATCGTCGGCTGCTACATCCTCGGCACCGTCGCGGTGCTGGTGCTGATGCCGGCGGGGCAGGTCAGCAGCCTGCAGGGGCTGGTGCAGGCTGGCGCCGCCGGGGCGGAGCGGCTGGGCGTGGGCTGGATTGTCGTGCCGCTGGCGCTGCTTATCACCATCGGCAATCTGGGCGCGGCCAGCGGTTTCCTCTCGGCCTGCGCGCGCATCCCGTTCGCGGTGGGCATCGACCGGATGCTGCCCCCCGTCTTTGCCCGCGTCCACCCGCGCTGGGGCACGCCTTACGTGGCGCTGTTGTTGCAGGGCGGGCTGGGGGCGGTGTTCTGCATTCTGGGGCAGGCGGGAACGGGCGTGAAGGGCGCTTACGACGTGCTGGTCAGCATGGGCATCATCGCCGCGTTCCTGCCGTTCATGGGCGTGTTCCTCTCGGTGATCCGGCTGCAGCGCGAACCGGCCGGTCCCGAGGTGACGCGCTTGCCGGGTGGCAAGGTGACCTCGATCGCGGTGGCCTCCATCGGCCTTGCCACCACGCTGGTCGCGCTGGTGCTGGCCGCCTTTCC
The Novosphingobium sp. EMRT-2 genome window above contains:
- a CDS encoding APC family permease — protein: MAGGAHNPPKVMGVADLALFYIVTGVSLRWIATAAAMGPSSIVVWLGALLGFYFPLVMAVVELSSRYPQEGGLYVWTRQAFGPFAGFMAGWSYFTSNLPYFPSVFYFDAGNALYIGGDKLLHLHNSPLFFVGFSLIALAFITWLNIVGLKFGKWLHNMGAIGMWLPVLMVIGLAVVVGWRFGPVTSFPAASLVPTFELQHMIFWAAIAFALSGAETASFMSGEIKDPRRTIPRALPIAGLVIVGCYILGTVAVLVLMPAGQVSSLQGLVQAGAAGAERLGVGWIVVPLALLITIGNLGAASGFLSACARIPFAVGIDRMLPPVFARVHPRWGTPYVALLLQGGLGAVFCILGQAGTGVKGAYDVLVSMGIIAAFLPFMGVFLSVIRLQREPAGPEVTRLPGGKVTSIAVASIGLATTLVALVLAAFPAPDEPDKLLAVIKIAGMTAVLLGTGALIYALGKRSARRAEGFPDAADAPIS